A part of Arachis hypogaea cultivar Tifrunner chromosome 12, arahy.Tifrunner.gnm2.J5K5, whole genome shotgun sequence genomic DNA contains:
- the LOC112727364 gene encoding uncharacterized protein, which yields MLQDVIHPPPPPLSPLPSPAQPPTEQISIEEISSPISARIFELCDAELFPEAGLQSSDVTSTSNCCFEEAQYKTNTVTTPTSTAQDITASAAAVAANNNINKPPDSCNNLSVIFDSQEELDNDISASIDFSSSPAAAFPVPSLLPNITTQPEQFDFSSPSVLKGLPHQYPTDTATTVVVPPLMGNPLVPSVFEDECMSSMASYVPINSSSAPSCSYLSPAGLGVFMPPLTTALSADSALFGGNILLGSELQAQEIDYQGENGGIFCTDSIQRVFNPPDLQTLSSESQQLVPGSGGSATLAPEISNLEDSTLKVGKLSVEQRKEKIHRYMKKRNERNFSKKIKYACRKTLADSRPRVRGRFAKNDDFGENHRPACSNHEEDDEEEIVVKEDDDLVDSSDIFAHISGVNSFKCNYSSIQSWI from the exons GAGGAGATTTCGAGCCCAATCAGCGCCCGAATCTTCGAACTCTGCGACGCCGAGTTGTTCCCGGAGGCGGGTCTTCAGAGCTCTGACGTTACCTCAACCTCAAACTGTTGCTTTGAAGAGGCACAATACAAGACCAATACAGTCACCACACCAACTAGTACAGCACAAGATATAACTGCCTCGGCAGCGGCCGTTGCGGCCAATAACAATATTAACAAACCACCGGACAGCTGTAACAACCTTTCGGTTATCTTTGACTCCCAAGAAGAGCTTGACAATGACATCTCTGCTTCCATAGACTTCTCTTCTTCTCCAGCCGCAGCTTTTCCGGTTCCATCTCTTCTCCCAAATATCACAACTCAGCCGGAACAATTCGACTTCTCTTCGCCTTCGGTTCTCAAGGGTCTCCCTCATCAGTATCCAACTGACACTGCTACTACTGTTGTTGTTCCACCACTTATGGGGAATCCATTAGTACCTTCTGTTTTCGAAGATGAATGCATGTCTTCAATGGCTTCTTATGTTCCTATTAACTCTTCTTCCGCACCTTCTTGCTCTTATCTCAGCCCTGCTGGCTTAGGAGTGTTCATGCCTCCTCTTACTACCGCCTTATCTGCTGATTCTGCCTTGTTTGGTGGCAACATTCTACTCGGTTCGGAACTTCAAGCTCAAGAAATAGATTACCAAGGAGAAAATGGTGGAATATTTTGTACAGATTCAATTCAGAGGGTGTTTAATCCACCAGATCTTCAG ACACTTAGTAGTGAGAGTCAGCAACTTGTACCTGGTTCTGGAGGCTCGGCCACTTTGGCACCAGAGATCTCAAACTTGGAGGACTCTACCTTAAAAGTTGGAAAACTTTCTGTTGAGCAAAGGAAGGAAAAGATTCATAGATACATGAAGAAGAGAAATGAAAGAAATTTTAGCAAGAAAATCAAG TATGCCTGCCGCAAAACTCTGGCTGATAGCCGACCCCGAGTTCGAGGAAGGTTTGCAAAGAATGATGACTTCGGAGAGAACCATAGACCAGCTTGTAGCAAtcatgaagaagatgatgaagaagaa ATAGTTGTGAAGGAAGATGATGATTTGGTCGATTCCTCAGATATCTTTGCACATATAAGTGGTGTGAACTCCTTCAAGTGCAACTATTCCTCCATCCAATCCtggatttaa